The genomic stretch TTTTTCAGATCCCTTGCCAGGGACTACCAGGTTCAAAGCGCTGGAAATAACCTGCTCGGCAGCCTTTGCCAGTTCTTTCCGGGTTTTACCATGGGCTGAAATAGTCTCAAGATACATCATCTCCGCATGAATAACCGGCTGACTTAACACCTGCACCATCGAATCCTTCAATGTGATTTCATCTGCATACGCCGGGGCCGTGTTAATGGAACCATCCGGATGCACATAGCGCAGAGCTATCGGCCAGATAGCGCTCTGGCTGGGCACCGCCGGTTGAAGCAACGAAGCATGAAATGGCCGCATTATTTTGCCACTGGAAGTTGTCCCTTCCGGAAAAACAACAATGCAATCCCCATTGTTTAACGCTGCCGACACAGCATGATTAACACGTGCCGTGTCGTGGCGCTTGGCGCGTTCAATAAAAAGCGTACCCGCCTTTTGTGCCAGCCAGCCAATAACAGGCCAGCCTCGCACCTCGGATTTCGCCACAAAACGGGCTGGGCGCACTGCATTCAGCAAATGAATATCCAGCCAGGAAACATGGTTTGCCACAAACATCACATTACGGGAAGATAAATCCGGCACCACCCCTTGCAGGTGAATGTGCACATTCAAAATACCCAGCAAACTATTCGACCAATACCGCGTAATCCTGTTGCGTGTTTTTTGTGACAACCACGGAAAAATGACCCCCGCAATTGCCATGCCATAAAGCACATGCAACACAAGGCGACTGACACGGTAATAAAAGGTAAAACGGTTGTTTCGGTTCAACCTGGAAACCTCAGCTAGACAGGGAAATGAT from Sulfurirhabdus autotrophica encodes the following:
- a CDS encoding lysophospholipid acyltransferase family protein, yielding MNRNNRFTFYYRVSRLVLHVLYGMAIAGVIFPWLSQKTRNRITRYWSNSLLGILNVHIHLQGVVPDLSSRNVMFVANHVSWLDIHLLNAVRPARFVAKSEVRGWPVIGWLAQKAGTLFIERAKRHDTARVNHAVSAALNNGDCIVVFPEGTTSSGKIMRPFHASLLQPAVPSQSAIWPIALRYVHPDGSINTAPAYADEITLKDSMVQVLSQPVIHAEMMYLETISAHGKTRKELAKAAEQVISSALNLVVPGKGSEKPDDLPAAQQKVPLPTGSHCPAP